In a single window of the Renibacterium salmoninarum ATCC 33209 genome:
- a CDS encoding hemolysin family protein — protein MTAVLLVMALVFVAIAGFITMAEAALSFLPRNVADSIQDERDPGVRQRQTALRSVLDKLIDHQNALRFWRIWFETAAAVAVAMLFLNLIDNLWLAGLLATVVMAGIGLVLVGVSPRQIGRLHPVEVLRATAWMVRFLCWILGLIPRWLVALGSAVAPGAPRQENAFVSEEEFREFVDRASESDMIEDDEVDFIQGVFDLDETLVRAVMVPRTDIVSIERGSSLKQALALFIRSGYSRVPVIGDDADQVLGVLYLKDVVATQQRLADGEQGPRVESLSREVRYVPESKQVGELLKELQKESTHVAIVIDEYGGTAGLVTLEDLIEEIVGEIVDEYDAEDSEVEEIGPNSYRVSAQMNIEDLGELFGIDLDDDEVDTVGGLLAKRLGRVPIVGSRIEIDGLDLLADRLEGRRNRVSHVIVSRAEPVQTENE, from the coding sequence ATCACAGCTGTACTGCTAGTCATGGCGCTGGTTTTTGTTGCAATTGCTGGCTTTATTACGATGGCGGAAGCTGCCTTGAGCTTCTTGCCAAGGAACGTTGCTGATTCGATTCAGGACGAAAGAGATCCAGGGGTACGGCAACGGCAGACTGCCTTGCGTTCGGTTCTGGATAAGTTGATAGATCACCAAAATGCGCTTCGATTTTGGCGCATCTGGTTTGAAACTGCCGCAGCGGTGGCGGTTGCGATGCTTTTCTTGAACTTGATCGACAATCTCTGGTTAGCCGGACTTTTGGCTACCGTGGTGATGGCTGGCATTGGATTAGTCTTGGTGGGCGTCTCGCCGCGACAAATTGGTCGCCTTCATCCTGTTGAGGTTTTGCGGGCAACAGCCTGGATGGTGCGATTTCTTTGCTGGATCCTTGGCCTAATTCCGCGGTGGCTTGTCGCGTTGGGCAGTGCGGTGGCTCCTGGTGCACCGCGCCAGGAAAATGCTTTCGTCAGTGAAGAGGAATTTCGCGAATTCGTCGACCGCGCTAGCGAATCAGACATGATCGAAGACGATGAAGTCGATTTCATTCAGGGCGTTTTCGATCTCGATGAAACTTTGGTTCGTGCTGTTATGGTTCCGCGCACCGATATTGTCAGCATTGAGCGCGGGTCCAGCCTCAAACAAGCGCTAGCCCTCTTCATTAGGTCTGGGTATTCACGGGTGCCGGTAATTGGCGATGATGCAGACCAGGTGCTGGGAGTTCTGTACCTCAAAGATGTTGTTGCCACTCAGCAGCGTTTGGCTGACGGCGAGCAAGGCCCCAGGGTTGAATCGCTGAGCCGTGAGGTCCGGTATGTGCCTGAATCCAAACAGGTAGGCGAACTACTAAAGGAGCTACAAAAAGAGTCCACGCACGTCGCAATTGTGATCGATGAATATGGTGGAACCGCGGGCTTAGTGACTTTGGAAGATCTCATTGAAGAGATTGTCGGCGAAATTGTTGACGAGTACGATGCTGAGGATTCTGAAGTCGAAGAGATCGGTCCGAACAGCTATCGAGTGAGTGCCCAAATGAATATTGAAGATTTGGGTGAATTGTTCGGCATTGATCTTGATGACGATGAGGTAGATACGGTCGGCGGTCTGCTGGCCAAACGACTCGGTCGGGTACCTATTGTGGGAAGCCGGATTGAGATTGATGGGCTTGATTTATTGGCTGATCGGCTTGAAGGCCGCAGAAATCGGGTTAGCCATGTGATTGTCAGCCGGGCTGAACCGGTTCAGACTGAGAATGAATGA
- the ybeY gene encoding rRNA maturation RNase YbeY, translated as MSVEVNNESGVELPEAELVRLSRFVFEKLYLHPQTELSIILADREAMEKLHVEWMYEPGATDVLSFPMDELRPGTVSRPAPAGLLGDIVICPQVAQEQAQAGGHSVEDELLLLTTHGLLHLLGYDHEDPEEKAEMFGLQRELLTSFLGRDAPAETTA; from the coding sequence ATGAGCGTTGAAGTCAACAACGAATCCGGCGTCGAATTGCCCGAGGCTGAGCTAGTAAGGCTGTCGAGATTCGTCTTCGAAAAGCTGTACCTGCACCCGCAAACGGAATTGTCCATTATTCTTGCGGACCGGGAAGCAATGGAAAAACTGCATGTTGAGTGGATGTACGAACCTGGCGCGACCGACGTTTTATCCTTCCCTATGGACGAGCTAAGGCCCGGTACGGTCTCACGACCAGCTCCGGCTGGGTTATTGGGAGACATTGTTATTTGCCCGCAAGTTGCGCAGGAGCAAGCTCAGGCAGGTGGTCATAGCGTAGAAGACGAGCTTTTGTTGTTGACGACGCACGGCTTACTACACCTGCTTGGTTACGATCATGAAGATCCAGAAGAAAAAGCTGAAATGTTCGGACTGCAACGTGAATTGCTGACGTCATTCCTTGGGCGTGACGCCCCAGCGGAGACTACCGCGTGA
- a CDS encoding GerMN domain-containing protein, translating into MPVYWLGKNADKSYLYREFLPLDTGDDPIETALELMTKSAPLDSDYSTPWSKASKISASLSGGKTITVDISADAFAKKLENATAQLALQQLVYTATAAAANSGLVDSGQSIQVTVLVDGHTDFSAFDQVKLDRPLSRDASVQAPIWIIDPQQNTAFNASPVNVTGRGLTSEGTLRWTLATIDADKRETPYQNGSTPLTANSQAGNFAFTLNPPPGNYRLTIFSIDPSKPDKQQYSDSKIFTVK; encoded by the coding sequence GTGCCGGTCTACTGGCTCGGAAAAAATGCGGACAAGTCTTATCTTTACCGAGAGTTTCTGCCGCTCGACACCGGTGACGACCCCATCGAAACCGCCCTCGAACTGATGACCAAGTCCGCTCCGCTGGATTCGGACTATTCAACACCCTGGTCTAAGGCAAGCAAAATAAGCGCTTCGTTGTCAGGCGGAAAGACCATTACGGTGGATATTTCGGCTGATGCCTTCGCGAAAAAATTGGAAAACGCCACAGCGCAATTGGCTCTTCAACAGTTGGTTTATACCGCGACTGCTGCGGCAGCGAACTCGGGTTTGGTAGATTCGGGCCAGAGTATCCAAGTCACCGTGTTGGTGGACGGACATACTGATTTCAGCGCATTTGACCAGGTCAAGCTAGACCGTCCGCTCAGCAGGGACGCCAGTGTTCAAGCGCCAATTTGGATCATTGACCCGCAACAAAACACCGCTTTTAACGCGAGCCCAGTCAATGTAACCGGGCGCGGCCTCACCTCTGAAGGCACCTTGCGCTGGACATTAGCAACGATCGATGCAGATAAGCGTGAGACTCCTTATCAAAACGGGAGTACCCCTTTGACGGCAAACAGCCAGGCCGGAAATTTTGCCTTCACCTTGAATCCTCCGCCAGGGAACTACCGGCTAACCATCTTCTCAATCGATCCGAGTAAGCCTGATAAGCAACAATATTCGGACAGCAAGATTTTTACAGTCAAATAA
- a CDS encoding 16S rRNA (uracil(1498)-N(3))-methyltransferase gives MTNPVFFADAASIADLEPGDDFELAGDEGHHAATVKRIAVDEHLDIVDGVGLRLNCIVLQTAPGTLTVRVQSRLAEPAPQPRLVLVQALAKDGRDELAIETATELGVDAVIPWQADRSIVRWRPERVEKSMAKWAKTIQAATKQARRARTPLLLDPVDSPGLVKRIALLPKSRMLVLHEEATTDLLQLVDQYKDVEELLLVVGPEGGMSDRELELFSSAGSEKLRLGPHVLRSSTAGPAAVVLLSEALGRWRVTLS, from the coding sequence ATGACTAATCCGGTCTTCTTTGCCGATGCGGCTTCAATCGCAGATTTAGAGCCCGGTGACGATTTTGAGTTGGCGGGAGATGAAGGTCATCATGCCGCAACGGTGAAGCGAATTGCGGTCGATGAACACCTCGACATCGTGGATGGTGTTGGTTTGCGTTTGAACTGCATCGTTTTGCAAACTGCGCCGGGCACATTGACGGTCCGTGTCCAGTCCCGTTTAGCAGAGCCTGCTCCGCAACCGCGGTTGGTGCTTGTGCAAGCGCTAGCGAAAGACGGACGAGACGAACTTGCGATCGAAACCGCTACAGAGCTGGGCGTGGATGCTGTTATTCCTTGGCAGGCAGATCGTTCTATCGTTCGTTGGCGGCCTGAGCGAGTCGAGAAATCGATGGCTAAATGGGCCAAGACAATCCAGGCCGCAACAAAACAAGCGCGCCGGGCAAGAACTCCGCTGCTCTTAGACCCAGTGGACAGTCCGGGGCTGGTAAAGCGCATTGCCTTGCTGCCAAAAAGTAGAATGCTGGTTTTGCATGAAGAGGCAACAACTGATTTATTGCAGCTAGTTGATCAGTACAAGGACGTTGAGGAGCTCTTGCTTGTCGTTGGGCCCGAGGGCGGAATGAGCGACCGAGAGTTGGAACTTTTCAGCTCAGCAGGCTCTGAAAAACTACGGCTAGGCCCACATGTGCTTCGATCATCTACCGCAGGTCCGGCCGCCGTCGTGCTGCTAAGCGAAGCCTTGGGTCGCTGGCGAGTGACGCTAAGCTAA
- the dnaJ gene encoding molecular chaperone DnaJ — protein sequence MSNHYEVLGVSRDATGEEIKKAYRKLARQYHPDVYDGDDAEEKFKNVSHAYEVLSDPQKRQVYDTTGNENGTQSGGSGFSGPGFAFQDIFETFFGGQGGGQGPIPRTRRGQDALISVRIDLRDAVFGVNKKIEVETAVICPTCNGSCCREGTSVQTCDICAGHGQVQRPVRSILGQVMTVATCSNCQGHGTVIPDPCNECMGEGRVRSRRSLTIKVPAGVDTGTRIQLGGQGEAGPAGGPSGDLFVEMRVNRDAKFDREGDDLHAIVSVPMTAAALGTDLSVDTFDGVQPLNVKPGTQSGEVLTLRGLGVTHLRGQGRGDLRIQLNVETPTKVDPAQEELLKQLAALRGEEFTEGKLVSSGGMFAKLRDKLGHL from the coding sequence TTGAGCAACCATTACGAGGTTTTGGGAGTCTCCCGCGACGCGACTGGCGAGGAGATCAAAAAGGCCTACCGGAAACTCGCCCGCCAATATCACCCGGACGTTTACGACGGTGATGACGCTGAAGAGAAATTCAAAAACGTCTCGCACGCTTATGAGGTGCTCTCAGACCCACAAAAGCGTCAAGTTTATGACACCACCGGAAACGAAAATGGTACCCAAAGCGGCGGCTCAGGCTTTTCCGGACCAGGGTTCGCCTTTCAAGACATTTTTGAAACATTCTTTGGCGGTCAAGGTGGCGGTCAAGGGCCGATTCCACGTACCCGGCGCGGCCAAGACGCATTGATTTCGGTTCGTATTGATCTGCGTGATGCAGTATTTGGCGTCAACAAGAAGATCGAAGTTGAGACCGCAGTTATTTGTCCCACTTGTAATGGTTCCTGTTGCCGCGAAGGCACCTCTGTGCAGACGTGCGATATCTGTGCCGGACACGGACAGGTCCAGCGCCCAGTTCGCTCGATCCTTGGCCAGGTGATGACCGTGGCCACCTGTAGCAACTGCCAGGGTCATGGAACCGTCATTCCAGATCCGTGCAATGAATGTATGGGGGAGGGTCGGGTCCGCTCACGTCGCTCGCTGACGATTAAAGTACCCGCCGGTGTGGACACCGGAACCAGGATCCAATTAGGCGGACAAGGTGAAGCTGGCCCTGCTGGTGGACCCTCAGGCGACTTATTCGTCGAAATGCGAGTCAACCGCGACGCTAAGTTTGATCGCGAAGGTGACGATTTGCACGCGATCGTGTCAGTTCCGATGACCGCGGCCGCGTTGGGCACTGACCTGAGCGTCGATACCTTTGATGGCGTTCAGCCGTTGAACGTGAAGCCGGGAACACAATCGGGCGAGGTCCTTACCCTTCGAGGCCTGGGCGTCACGCATTTACGTGGTCAAGGTCGTGGAGATCTGCGCATTCAACTCAATGTTGAAACACCTACCAAAGTTGATCCGGCTCAAGAAGAATTGCTTAAACAGCTTGCTGCGCTTCGGGGTGAGGAATTCACCGAAGGGAAACTGGTGTCCTCAGGCGGAATGTTCGCGAAGTTACGCGACAAACTAGGCCACCTCTGA
- a CDS encoding DUF3097 domain-containing protein — MAAGGRNQRRELPKVQAQLGSVFEDVSSGWVGAVIRVEKSGGMHIMVLEDRRGKSKSFQLGSGFLFDGAPVEAIAPVKAEVVAPQRTASGSVKLTGTKARVARASRIWVEGKHDAELVEKVWGDDLRVEGIVVEPLGGIDDLAAAVSDFQPGPERRLGVLVDHLVPHSKESRIAAQTLQLPGAQGNVLIVGHPYVDVWQAIKPQTLGIEAWPVISRSVEWKVGILTAFGWPHADHVDIARGWQKLLAQVHSYADLEPTLLARVEEVIDFLTADVS; from the coding sequence ATGGCAGCAGGCGGCCGAAATCAGCGCCGAGAACTGCCTAAGGTTCAAGCGCAGCTGGGTTCGGTGTTCGAGGATGTCAGCTCCGGCTGGGTCGGCGCCGTGATTCGAGTAGAGAAGTCCGGCGGCATGCACATTATGGTGCTGGAGGATCGACGCGGTAAGTCAAAATCATTTCAGCTGGGTTCCGGTTTCCTCTTCGACGGCGCTCCGGTGGAAGCGATTGCTCCGGTCAAAGCTGAAGTAGTAGCCCCGCAGCGCACTGCTTCTGGTTCGGTAAAACTCACTGGCACTAAGGCTCGGGTGGCTCGTGCGAGCCGCATTTGGGTCGAAGGAAAACACGACGCCGAACTTGTTGAGAAGGTTTGGGGAGACGATCTACGGGTCGAAGGCATCGTCGTCGAACCGCTCGGTGGCATCGACGATCTAGCCGCAGCAGTTTCGGACTTTCAACCTGGCCCAGAGCGACGTTTAGGCGTTTTGGTGGACCATCTGGTTCCGCACTCCAAAGAATCCCGGATTGCCGCCCAGACACTCCAACTACCGGGGGCGCAGGGCAATGTTTTGATCGTTGGGCATCCCTATGTTGATGTTTGGCAAGCGATAAAGCCCCAGACTTTGGGCATTGAGGCTTGGCCAGTGATCTCCCGCTCGGTTGAATGGAAAGTGGGGATTTTGACTGCTTTTGGTTGGCCGCATGCTGACCACGTCGATATTGCCCGCGGTTGGCAAAAACTATTGGCGCAAGTCCATAGCTACGCCGATTTGGAGCCGACTTTATTAGCGCGAGTCGAAGAAGTCATAGATTTCCTGACAGCTGACGTATCCTGA